The nucleotide window CCTTTATCTCTCTGGGACTCCCCGATGGACTCTTAGGGGTCGCCTGGCCGGGAATCAGAACTGATTTTTCACTGCCCCTGGATGCCCTGGGACTCTTACTTGTCTGTTCAACAGCCGGTTACACTCTTTCCAGTTTTTTCAGCGGCACTCTTGTCAGGCGTTTGGGTATCGGAGGTCTTCTCAGTCTGAGTTTCGCTATGACGGCAGCGGCTTTTCTGGTCTTTTCCATAACACCCCTATGGATTTTCTTTATCGGGGCGGCGGTTATGGGAGGATTGGGAGCCGGAGCCATCGATGCAGGAATCAATACCTATATTGCCCAGAATCATAGCGAACGAATGATGCAGTGGCTTCATGCCAGTTTTGGGGTAGGAATCACCATCGGTCCGGTCATCATGACACTGGGGATCACTTGGACTCAACGCTGGCAATGGGGCTATGTCGTTGTAGCGGGGGCTCAGATACTGCTGGCGGCGGCCTTCCTCATGACAAAGGGCTGGTGGAAAAATATCAGTCTGAAAGAAGAAGCCCAGCTGAGAGAAGAGGCTACTCTGGCAGAAACCATGAAAAAAGTCACCGTCTGGCTGAGCATGCTGATGTTCTTTATCTATACAGGGGTGGAACTGGGGCTGGGGCTCTGGACCTACTCTCTGCTGACCGAGTCCAGAGGAGTGGCACCAGCCGTCGCCGGGTTCATCACGGGAAGCTACTGGGGTAAGTTTACACTGGGCCGGATAATGGCAGGCTGGTACAGCCGGAAATTCTCAGTTTCTACCATGATTTATTTC belongs to Oceanispirochaeta sp. and includes:
- a CDS encoding sugar MFS transporter — its product is MKKFGISGLVVLSFIAFISLGLPDGLLGVAWPGIRTDFSLPLDALGLLLVCSTAGYTLSSFFSGTLVRRLGIGGLLSLSFAMTAAAFLVFSITPLWIFFIGAAVMGGLGAGAIDAGINTYIAQNHSERMMQWLHASFGVGITIGPVIMTLGITWTQRWQWGYVVVAGAQILLAAAFLMTKGWWKNISLKEEAQLREEATLAETMKKVTVWLSMLMFFIYTGVELGLGLWTYSLLTESRGVAPAVAGFITGSYWGKFTLGRIMAGWYSRKFSVSTMIYFSVFLAITGTVMILVDLYNSMTIFGIGLTGLAIAPVF